A window of Babylonia areolata isolate BAREFJ2019XMU chromosome 2, ASM4173473v1, whole genome shotgun sequence contains these coding sequences:
- the LOC143300169 gene encoding uncharacterized protein LOC143300169, which yields MEGEDEEAPPAYSSTPISPTHTHDGGDSGAGGGGVGTRVASADTRSKRSVHSNSDNSNGNADGLMTFLKTLMTWLRSVGGLIVLLLAYTFFGAWVMMTVEGPAEIQQMQKVYNVRESIAEELKNNTLALRAGRLNDTEWETRADTLLIRLETTVNSAGVASISKKKWTFFGAVLFCFTTYTTIGYGDIAPATKAGRVATMLYATIGIPLALIVLADLGRRFTVGLKFFWGFIRRYYYTGYCRQVRHKVDKTFYDMNEANVGVTDSGHGLDLQLNGIYTTTGGGGAGGAGPGSAVYKEEAGRAGKAGVEKITAAGEPGGMALVKEAEKAEVSSLVSLRRKDVVDPVRRSQSVERTSLANSKTSSVQDCRLSVRRSVSPKKDSVFIDQEDLSEDFKLPVLVAVGFIFAYIFGGACMYILWEDWTYLESFYFVFITTSTIGFGDVLPEHPNFFLLSCVYTFLGLALVSMTINVIMEWLTKTIDRAKEKVDQAREKAMAKAKEATGKLSEVGSKAKSKVLNTVGREGSASPQLKGRGEEDGEEEEVTRDEEPVQLIGSSERGALQSHGHVDRDPSPVTEAGHRAASQSPAQIDVTTHQHTSPPRLHLSGQGGSDLDLPTPSSDNESSFRTANDFTASSDSISEQLDRK from the exons ATGgaaggggaggacgaggaggccCCTCCAGCCTACTCTTCCACCCCCATCAGCCCCACCCACACGCATGACGGGGGGGACTcgggggctggaggagggggagtggggacgaGGGTGGCATCGGCGGACACGAGGAGCAAGAGGAGCGTCCatagcaacagcgacaacagcaacggCAACGCGGACGGCCTGATGACGTTTCTGAAGACGCTGATGACGTGGCTGAGGTCTGTGGGCGGCCTCATCGTCCTGCTGCTCGCCTACACCTTCTTCGGCGCCTGGGTCATGATGACCGTGGAGGGACCCGCCGAGATACAGCAGATGCAAAAG GTATACAATGTAAGGGAGAGCATCGCGGAGGAGCTGAAGAACAACactttggcgctgcgagcaggacgGCTGAACGACACGGAGTGGGAGACGCGGGCGGACACGCTGCTGATACGGCTGGAGACCACCGTCAACAGTGCTGGCGTGGCCTCCATCTCCAAGAAGAAGTGGACCTTCTTTGGGGCCGTGCTGTTCTGCttcaccacctacaccaccattG GGTACGGCGACATCGCCCCGGCCACGAAGGCGGGCCGGGTGGCCACCATGCTGTACGCCACCATCGGCATCCCGCTGGCCCTCATTGTGCTGGCGGACCTGGGCCGCCGCTTCACCGTGGGCCTCAAGTTCTTCTGGGGCTTCATCCGCCGCTACTACTACACCGGCTACTGCCGCCAGGTCCGCCACAAGGTCGACAAGACCTTCTACGACATGAACGAGGCCAACGTGGGCGTGACGGACAGCGGCCACGGTCTGGATCTGCAGCTCAACGGCATCTACACCACCACCGGCGGTGGAGGAGCGGGCGGGGCCGGACCGGGCAGCGCTGTGTACAAGGAGGAGGCGGGCAGGGCTGGCAAGGCGGGAGTGGAAAAGATCACTGCGGCGGGGGAACCGGGCGGCATGGCCCTGGTGAAGGAGGCGGAGAAAGCTGAGGTCAGTTCTCTGGTGTCTCTGCGGAGGAAGGACGTGGTGGACCCGGTCCGGAGGTCGCAGAGCGTGGAGAGGACCAGCCTGGCCAACAGCAAGACCAGCAGCGTGCAGGACTGCCGGCTGAGCGTTCGGCGCAGCGTCAGCCCCAAGAAGGACAGCGTCTTCATCGACCAGGAGGACCTGAGCGAGGACTTCAAGCTGCCCGTGCTGGTGGCCGTGGGCTTCATCTTCGCCTACATCTTCGGGGGCGCCTGCATGTACATCTTGTGGGAAGACTGGACCTACCTGGAGTCCTTCTACTTTgtcttcatcaccaccagcacaatCGGTTTCGGGGACGTGCTGCCCGAGCACCCCAACTTCTTCCTACTGTCCTGTGTCTACACCTTCCTGGGCCTCGCCCTGGTGTCCATGACCATCAACGTCATCATGGAGTGGCTGACCAAGACCATCGACCGCGCCAAGGAGAAGGTGGACCAGGCCCGGGAGAAGGCCATGGCCAAGGCCAAGGAGGCCACAGGCAAGCTGTCCGAGGTGGGCAGCAAGGCCAAGAGCAAGGTGCTCAACACGGTGGGCCGGGAGGGCAGCGCCAGTCCCCAGCTGAAGGgccggggggaggaggatggggaggaggaagaggtcaCCAGGGACGAGGAGCCGGTGCAGCTGATCGGTTCATCAGAGAGGGGGGCACTCCAAAGTCACGGTCACGTAGACAGAGACCCTTCTCCAGTGACAGAAGCGGGACACAGGGCTGCCAGTCAGTCCCCGGCACAGATCGACGTCACCACGCACCAGCACACATCCCCACCTCGACTGCACCTCTCCGGGCAGGGCGGCTCCGATCTTGACCTTCCCACCCCCAGCAGTGACAATGAGTCCTCCTTCCGGACTGCCAACGACTTCACCGCCAGCAGTGACAGCATCAGTGAACAGCTGGACCGGAAGTGA